One region of Flavobacterium sp. KACC 22763 genomic DNA includes:
- a CDS encoding peptidoglycan DD-metalloendopeptidase family protein produces the protein MKKAVVILIVLFSIFSCKKEEEKIEAKITKPATKKIEFGFNYADFNVVNDTISKGDSFGSIIQSQNIGDKKVHDIVEQVKDSFNVRSIRYGKPFTLLRAKNKTNNLEVFIYQPDALSYYVIDLRDSIAKAYKKIKPVTLKRKMIGGVLKSSLSETLGNESVEAALASRITKVFSWSIDFFKLKKGDRYGLIFKERFINGKTYDGVEELEAAFFEYKGKIVYAFPFERDTTSGKIEYYDDQGKTLKNFFLKTPIKFSRITSRFTMNRFHPVQHTWKAHKGTDYAAPTGTPISTTASGVVETTGYTAGNGNFVKVKHNGTYSTQYLHMSKILVRRGQRVTQGQTIGLVGSTGLASGPHVCYRFWKNGVQVDALRLNLPTGESLAGSDRTRFMTQIEPLKRELDSIGNL, from the coding sequence TTGAAAAAAGCAGTCGTAATTTTAATTGTCTTGTTTTCTATTTTTTCATGTAAAAAAGAAGAAGAAAAAATAGAAGCAAAAATTACTAAACCAGCAACCAAAAAAATAGAATTCGGTTTTAATTACGCAGACTTTAATGTTGTTAATGATACTATTTCAAAAGGAGATTCTTTTGGCTCAATCATTCAAAGCCAAAATATTGGAGACAAAAAAGTGCATGATATTGTTGAGCAGGTAAAAGATTCTTTCAATGTTAGAAGCATTCGTTACGGTAAACCTTTTACTTTACTTCGCGCCAAAAATAAAACCAACAATTTGGAGGTTTTTATTTATCAGCCAGATGCCTTAAGCTATTATGTTATTGATCTAAGAGACAGCATTGCAAAAGCATATAAAAAAATAAAACCTGTTACTTTAAAAAGAAAAATGATTGGTGGCGTTTTAAAAAGTTCACTTTCTGAAACTTTAGGAAACGAAAGTGTCGAAGCCGCCTTGGCCAGCAGAATTACAAAAGTATTTTCTTGGTCTATTGACTTCTTCAAACTTAAAAAAGGAGATCGTTACGGATTAATTTTCAAAGAACGATTCATCAACGGAAAAACTTACGATGGAGTTGAAGAACTCGAAGCGGCATTTTTTGAATATAAAGGTAAAATCGTTTATGCTTTTCCTTTTGAAAGAGACACTACTTCTGGAAAGATTGAATATTATGACGATCAAGGAAAAACGCTTAAAAACTTCTTCCTAAAAACGCCAATCAAATTCAGTCGAATCACTTCTAGATTTACCATGAATAGATTTCATCCAGTACAGCATACTTGGAAAGCACATAAAGGAACCGATTATGCGGCTCCAACAGGAACACCAATTTCTACTACTGCTTCTGGAGTTGTCGAAACGACAGGATATACTGCTGGAAACGGAAACTTTGTAAAAGTAAAACACAACGGAACCTACTCTACTCAATATTTACACATGTCTAAAATCTTGGTTCGCCGCGGACAACGCGTTACTCAAGGTCAGACAATTGGTTTAGTTGGAAGTACAGGTTTAGCTTCTGGCCCGCATGTTTGCTATCGTTTCTGGAAAAACGGCGTACAAGTTGATGCGCTT
- a CDS encoding DUF3108 domain-containing protein: protein MKKLILIILALTLFAFSPQKEDAFDTGEYFKFRIHYGFVNAGYATLEVKDAVINNKKVYHSVGKGYTTGMSKFFFKVEDLYESYFDKETGKPYRYVRKIDEGGYTKNQEGFFNQAENKVLVKDYKRKSEKTIMVSEEVQDIVSSFYFLRNHPNINKLKSGEAITIDMFFDDEITKFKLKYVGRQDITTKFGTVSTMVFKPLVQTGRVFKEKESLTLWITDDVNKVPIRIKADLAVGSLKADLDEYKGLKSPLKAKK from the coding sequence ATGAAAAAGCTCATCCTCATTATATTAGCACTAACTCTATTTGCTTTCAGCCCTCAAAAAGAAGATGCTTTCGACACAGGAGAATATTTCAAATTTAGAATACATTACGGTTTTGTAAACGCAGGTTATGCTACTCTTGAAGTTAAAGATGCTGTCATAAATAACAAAAAGGTATATCACTCTGTTGGAAAAGGTTACACAACTGGAATGTCCAAATTTTTCTTTAAAGTAGAAGATTTATATGAAAGTTATTTTGACAAAGAAACAGGAAAACCATACCGATATGTTAGAAAAATTGATGAAGGCGGTTACACCAAAAATCAAGAAGGTTTTTTTAATCAAGCGGAAAATAAAGTTTTAGTAAAAGACTACAAACGCAAATCAGAAAAAACCATCATGGTTTCAGAAGAAGTGCAGGATATTGTTTCTTCATTTTATTTTCTGAGAAACCATCCAAATATCAACAAACTTAAATCGGGTGAAGCCATCACAATCGACATGTTTTTTGATGACGAAATCACAAAATTTAAGTTAAAATATGTAGGTCGTCAAGATATTACGACTAAATTTGGAACGGTTTCTACGATGGTCTTCAAACCATTGGTGCAGACAGGCAGAGTATTTAAAGAAAAAGAAAGCTTAACGCTCTGGATAACAGACGATGTAAACAAAGTTCCAATTAGAATTAAAGCAGATTTGGCGGTAGGATCCCTTAAAGCCGATCTCGATGAATATAAAGGATTAAAAAGTCCACTAAAAGCAAAAAAATAA
- a CDS encoding tryptophan 2,3-dioxygenase family protein, whose product MNPTDHSEAILKEIGLKFQAINQKTDVQLEGLLWAKPITYWDYIQTDALLNLQIQRTTLPDEMVFIMYHQVNELIFKMILWEIDQIAETENIQVDFFSERLSRITRYFDMLTNSFSIMENGMEVDQYMKFRNTLTPASGFQSAQYRMIEFASTDVINLTDRRYKANFDENTDLETSFEHLYWQAAGKDYHTGEKSYLLNEFEKKYKEQFLRQMASFKTKNIWQKFTQLPVEDQQNTELIAAMRHYDKTVNITWVMQHLNTARKYILESGKGNGEATGGSDWQKYMHPKYQRRIFFPKLWTEEELSNWGNETEV is encoded by the coding sequence ATGAACCCTACAGATCATTCTGAAGCAATTTTAAAAGAAATTGGCCTAAAATTTCAAGCCATAAATCAAAAAACTGATGTTCAGTTAGAAGGATTGCTTTGGGCTAAACCAATTACTTATTGGGATTACATTCAAACAGACGCCTTATTAAATTTACAAATTCAGCGCACTACACTTCCTGACGAAATGGTTTTTATCATGTATCATCAGGTAAACGAATTAATCTTTAAAATGATCTTGTGGGAAATTGACCAGATTGCCGAAACAGAAAACATTCAGGTTGATTTTTTCAGCGAAAGATTATCAAGAATCACCAGATATTTTGACATGCTTACCAATTCGTTCAGTATTATGGAAAACGGAATGGAAGTAGATCAATACATGAAATTTAGAAATACTCTTACTCCGGCAAGCGGATTCCAAAGCGCTCAATATAGAATGATAGAATTTGCTTCGACTGATGTTATCAATTTGACAGACCGCAGATACAAAGCAAATTTTGACGAAAATACCGATCTGGAAACCAGTTTTGAACACCTTTATTGGCAAGCTGCCGGAAAAGATTATCACACTGGCGAAAAATCATATTTATTAAATGAGTTTGAAAAGAAATACAAAGAGCAGTTTTTAAGACAAATGGCTTCGTTTAAAACGAAAAATATTTGGCAAAAATTCACTCAATTACCAGTTGAAGATCAGCAAAATACAGAACTGATCGCTGCTATGCGCCATTACGACAAAACAGTAAATATTACTTGGGTAATGCAACACCTTAATACTGCCAGAAAATACATTTTGGAAAGTGGAAAAGGTAATGGAGAAGCTACAGGCGGAAGCGACTGGCAAAAATATATGCACCCAAAATACCAAAGACGCATCTTTTTTCCTAAATTGTGGACCGAAGAAGAATTGTCCAATTGGGGAAATGAAACCGAAGTTTAA